A stretch of DNA from Natronorubrum halophilum:
GACTTATAGCTGATTGAGCCTCTCAAAAATCCTGTCCCCACTCTCGGAGGATATCCTCGACGTCGAGCGAGCGCGCGGCTCCCATCCGAATCATCGTGTGCCAAAGGAACGCGAGCGTCACGTGCGGAAGTGACGCGTACTCGTACCGCTCGAGGTGGTCCAGAACCGCCTCAGCCTGCTCTTGGTCGAGCATCACCTCGCGGACGCCCTCGCCCGGGCGGAGATCGGGCGATCGGACCTTCTCGTGCAAGTCCTGATCGACGCCGTCGATCGTGCCGAGGAACCGGACAAATACCCGGAGGGTGTCCATCTGCGTCTTCAGAGTCGTCTTCTTCAGGTCGCCGTCGTTCCGTCGGCAGAGACGGTACTCGTGGAGCTTCCGCCCCGTGAGGTCGTTTAGGTTGTCGATGTCGCGCTCGCCGCACCAGCGGACGAAGTGGCTCAGTCGTGCTCCGTGCGAGCGGATCGTCGATTCGGCCGCTTCGGCCTCGCGCTCGGCGAGGTACAATTCAACTGCGGTTTTCGGGTCGATTGGTTCGAGGTTCATGGTTCGCTCAGTTGCGAACCACACGAGAACACGATCCTCGCACCCCGATCGGTGAATCACCAATTATCTCGCCGTCTCGGGTGGACCCGTCAGAACTGGTCCATCAATTCTTCCGTCCGCTCTTTCCGAGCCTGTTGCTCGTGAATCACTTGGACGTTCTCGAGGTCGAAGTCGATCGTTTTCCCCGGCCCGGTGCCGTCGGTCGTCACTATCCCGCGATCGGCCAACGGCTTAATTCCCTTCTCGATGTTCGTGTCCGACTTGATATCGATATCGCGGGCGATTTCCTCGCGCGGGACCGGACCACCGCGGCGGAGGATACTGGCGACGACCGCTCGCACATACCGCGGCGAGCCTTCGTCTTTCGCTTCGTCGATCACCTCTTGCACGTACTCGTCGTCGACAAACGATTCGTAGTCGTCGGGGACATCGACCGTCGGCTGCGTGGCCTCCAGTTCATCGATTCGTTCTTGTGCGGCCTCGAACTTGCGCTTCCACTTCCCCGATTCGCCGTCGGTTCCGACGCCGAACGCATCCGCGAGTCGTTCGGTCGCCTCCCGTGCGGTCTCGAAGTCCTCGAGCGTCGGCCGGTCGGCGAGTTCCTCGCGGAGTGATTCTACCTCGCGTTCGAGATCAGCGATTCGGTCCTCGCGGGCTTCGAGGTCGCGTTCTAAGCGATTCTTTTCCTCGATGACCTCAGACACGGGCGCGGACGTATCAGCCTCCGTGTCGGCCCCGTGGTTCGACAGGGCATCGGCCATTTGGGTGGCCGCCGCCGCGATATCGTCTTGGCTCTCGAGCTTCTGCTCCAGTTCGTCAATTCGGTTTTCACGGTCTTCGAGTTCCGCCTCGAGTTGTGCCACCCGGTCCTGTCGGCGCTGTTCTTGGGCGCTGATTTCCTCGAGTTCGGAAACCAGATTCTCGCCGACGGATTTTAGTTCCGGGCGGTCGAAATCCTCGAGTCCGGGCGTCGCACCCGCGTCGAACGTGCGCTTCCGTCGGAATTGCACGCGGTCAACGCGGTCTGCTCCCCAGTCGGTTTGCACGAACGCTTCCCCATCGTTGAGATCGGCGACGCGCTCGCGGTACTCGCTGCCGAGCACGCGCCCGGCGACTTTCGTATCGTTATCCCACGTCAGTCGGTGCCAGACCAACCAGTTCGCTTGCGTGATGAAATCCTTTTTCACACAGTTTCGGAGGATAGGCTATTTTCTCGTGTTTTCCGGGCCAATCGTGGCTCGAATGGGCCACGTTAGTGAGGTCTCAGCTATACTTCTCGGATTGATCTCAGCAAGTGAGCGAAAACGCGTCAGAATTCGACGTCTCGTAGAGTGTCGCCACTCACGACGGGCGGCCCGAGTTGGGTAAAAGTTAATCCGGCGGTATCTGCGCTGAGCAAACCAATTCGACACACTCACCGGCTGTGAGAATCGGTGCGTAGTCTATCTCACATCCGACACCCGTCTTCAACAAGAAATCGGTGAGCCGCCAGACGTTGTGGAGTAACACTGCGAAGACGAAAAAAAAAAGAGCCGCACGCGGTAATCCTTAGAAGAAGTCTTCGCAAGGAAGTCGTTCTTGATCGACTTGTACTCGTTCTCGATCTGCCAGCGACGGTTGTACCGGCGACAAAACGTCTCGGCCTCGTCTGGCCCGATTGAGAGATTCGTCGCAAAGACTGCTGTACCCTCTCCTTTCGTCGATGGGACGTACAGAAATTGCATCGCGTGCGATCCCCGTTTAGTATGAACGGTCGCAGATTCCACGGCTACGTTCTGCCAATCATCGTTCATTTTCTCGATAGCCGCCCGCTCGGAGCTGTACGTTCGCTTCGGAATGAGATAGTTCACGTCGAGATTCGACAACGTCTGGTAGACCGGCTTCGCGTCAAACTCGGAATCGCACAAGATCATTTCTATCGGAACGAGCTCCTGCGCGCGTCGAACAAGTCGTCGGACTACACTGTGAATTCGATTTGGTGGGTTTTCGTCCCATGCCGAGCTCTCCCGGACGGGTTCGACAGCCAATACAAGCGGGATATTCCACCCGACAATCGAGAGCGTCGCAAATTTGAACGCTCGTTTGTCACTGTCTTTTGTTCCACTAACCATCCCCATTCCCTCGACGTCGCCGTAATACTGGAGCGTCGTGATATCGATGGCTACCGTAACGGGGCGACGGAACGTGACTTCCGACTGGATGACCGATAGCAGCCGGTCAGTCGCTTCTTGAAACCCGGATATCAGGTCTTCGGGGTCAAATTTTTTGACTGTCCGAAGGTGTGTGTCGCCATGAGGACCATATTCGGTCCCACGACGGAACTGGAACCGGGTTGCACCCTGCGAAGTTCCACAACCAGCCATCCCGAGAAACGCCTGAAACTCGAGAAAGCGAGTGTCCTCGTAGGTCGCGTTCTGTGCGCGGCCAGAGTCGAACAATTCGAAGGTGTGATCGCGTGCGAGATGGGTCGTCCGAGAGATTTTGGCATCGGTAAACGTGGGACCGTTCTCAGGTTCGTCATCAATCTCATCAAGCGTCGGTTCGACTTCCTTCAGTGGACGCACCTCAGGTGCGTAGAAATCTCCTCTGTCGACTTCCCAGATGAGATCATGTGCGCCATCGGCGACGACAGGTGTTCGAAAACCTCGGGTTGGAACCGACCGGGCGTCTCTCGAGTGAGCGTCACGAAATAGTGCGACTCGTCGAGCGCGACGTCGGCCCGGTGACAGCGCACGACGTCGTTTCCGAGTGATTACTCGAGCGTCGGGCGACTGTCGAGACCGTCCACTCGGGGCGACCGGGTGGGGAGCGACCGCGAAACCGTTGGGTTCGGGGATAGAACATAGGCAACAGTCGGGACTCTGGAATCGTGAATCCACCGGCGAAAGTGAGCGGGGACCATGGTTCCCATCGTCCACGCTTGGCCGGTCACCACAGCCGGCCGTGTAAAGCGTCTCTATTCCGTGAAATATCGCTTCGGGCGTGAATCAGTGGGTGAAAGCCACACCATCCTTGTACCATAACCACTGCAGCGAACAGTACCAGCACAAGGAGCAAGCTGTTCGGTACGAACGCGAGTAGATCCCAGGAAGATACGCCTACTATGTCGTAGTATCCGATAGCGGTGACTAACACAGCAATTGCACCACTGATTAGCCGATCGCGAAGAGTGCTGCTCACTGATAAAATTCGTGATCGACATCATCGAATGCACCGCAGCGAGAGCACTCTTTTCCGGACCCCACGAACGAGTCGTCAACCCAATTGTGTCCGGTCTTCCAGCAGAAAGGGCCGTTTCAGCGGGTTTATACTGGTATCTTAACCATTTTAAGTTAATTAATTTATGTTTTAACCTCTCTAATAGCCAATCTCGATAGATAACTCTCAGTAGATGATAAATCATCAACCACCACCCATAATAGTAATTATTATGTAATACCAATAATGAGTATTCAGTGCTGACATTAGATCAGAGAATAATGCTGCGCAATACTGTTCACACACGAATTCTGGTCATATCTGCCAACGCAGTGTTACTCAGGTGGAGTAGCAACACCATTGTCTCCAGATCTGTCCGAGACACACTGATTACACGATTGACCAGTTGCAAGAGCACCCCTCAGGACTGGGACGTACTGGTTACCGATGTGATTCATGGTACAAAGTACGATCTCGAGGGCCTGATTGAATCGCTGTCCAACGACGAGGACGACCAGCCACGGCTTCACGCACTACACCCAGAAATTGCCCCATATGAGTAATAGCCCCCATCACGATTCCGCCGAACAGTCTACCGAACGTCCTGATGAGCACTCCACGTTCTCGGAGCAATTCCGATCCCTGTTTGTCCGAATGTCACCGAAGGTACTCTCGATCGCCATGTGGATGGCATTCCTCGTCATTATGACTGGCTCAGCGACTGCCCAGTCGGATGTGGGTGATGTCTACTGTGGGACTGGCGTCGAAACCGGGATCACCATTGTCTTCGGTGCGATTGCCG
This window harbors:
- a CDS encoding site-specific integrase codes for the protein MNLEPIDPKTAVELYLAEREAEAAESTIRSHGARLSHFVRWCGERDIDNLNDLTGRKLHEYRLCRRNDGDLKKTTLKTQMDTLRVFVRFLGTIDGVDQDLHEKVRSPDLRPGEGVREVMLDQEQAEAVLDHLERYEYASLPHVTLAFLWHTMIRMGAARSLDVEDILREWGQDF